In Halobaculum magnesiiphilum, the following proteins share a genomic window:
- the glpA gene encoding anaerobic glycerol-3-phosphate dehydrogenase subunit GlpA codes for MSERTEVLVIGGGSTGCGVARDLATRGVDVTLVEQGNLTHGTTGRMHGLLHSGGRYAVSDQASARECIEENRVLRDIASHCVEMTGGLFVKRPEDTEEYFEEKLAGCRDCGIPAEVLTAEEAREVEPFLAGDIDRAIRVPDGAVDPFRLCVANAADAEAHGARIETHSPVTDVLVEDGEVVGCEVTHESGSGNRIHGREGGTEEIYADHVVNATGAWAGRVGDMAGVDVEVRPSKGVMTVMNVREVDTVINRCKPKGDADIVVPHETTCILGTTDEEVDDPEDYPEEAWEVDLMIEELSKLVPILDGARTIRSYWGVRPLYEPPGTGTEDPTDITRDFFLLDHDERDELPGMTSIVGGKFTTYRLMAEQISDHVCDLLGVDAECTTADRPLPGSENFSTLRDYMDEFGLRSPIGRRSVQRLGSRADEVLDTDEPNPVVCQCEAVTRAELRDAIDGSGSDLNAVRLRTRASMGNCQGGFCAHRMANELHDADEAFDRPTVDAALDELWQERWKGQRHALWGEQLSQAMLNHLLHATTFNRDGAAPEDFSAFDAGADESADGTGDSGGTDDANDAGGADDEPGPAAADGGVSTRDRGGDAGGD; via the coding sequence ATGAGCGAACGAACCGAGGTGCTCGTGATCGGCGGCGGGTCGACCGGCTGCGGGGTGGCCCGCGATCTCGCCACCCGCGGGGTCGACGTGACGCTCGTCGAGCAGGGCAACCTCACGCACGGAACGACGGGGCGGATGCACGGCCTCCTCCACAGCGGCGGCCGGTACGCCGTTTCCGACCAGGCCAGCGCGCGCGAGTGTATCGAGGAGAACCGGGTGCTGCGCGACATCGCGAGCCACTGTGTGGAGATGACTGGGGGACTGTTCGTCAAGCGCCCGGAGGACACCGAGGAGTACTTCGAGGAGAAGCTGGCGGGGTGTCGCGACTGCGGCATCCCCGCGGAGGTGCTCACCGCCGAGGAGGCTCGGGAGGTCGAGCCGTTCCTCGCGGGCGACATCGACAGGGCGATCCGGGTGCCCGACGGCGCGGTCGACCCGTTTCGCCTGTGTGTCGCGAACGCCGCCGACGCCGAGGCCCACGGCGCCCGCATCGAGACGCACTCGCCGGTCACCGACGTGCTCGTCGAGGACGGCGAGGTCGTCGGGTGCGAGGTGACCCACGAATCGGGGTCGGGGAACCGGATCCACGGCCGCGAGGGCGGCACCGAGGAGATCTACGCCGATCACGTCGTCAACGCGACGGGCGCGTGGGCGGGCCGCGTCGGCGACATGGCCGGCGTCGACGTGGAAGTTCGACCCAGCAAGGGCGTGATGACCGTGATGAACGTCCGCGAGGTCGACACGGTGATCAACCGGTGCAAGCCGAAGGGCGACGCGGACATCGTCGTCCCCCACGAGACCACCTGCATCCTCGGCACCACCGACGAGGAGGTCGACGACCCCGAGGACTACCCGGAGGAGGCGTGGGAGGTCGACCTCATGATCGAGGAGCTGTCGAAGCTCGTGCCGATCCTCGACGGCGCCCGCACTATCCGTTCGTACTGGGGCGTCCGGCCGCTGTACGAGCCGCCGGGAACCGGCACCGAGGACCCCACCGACATCACGCGCGACTTCTTCCTGCTCGATCACGACGAGCGCGACGAACTGCCGGGGATGACCTCGATCGTCGGCGGGAAGTTCACTACCTACCGACTGATGGCCGAGCAGATCTCCGACCACGTCTGTGACCTCCTCGGCGTCGACGCCGAATGCACCACGGCTGACCGTCCGCTCCCCGGCAGCGAGAACTTCTCGACGCTGCGCGACTACATGGACGAGTTCGGCCTGCGCTCGCCGATCGGCCGCCGGAGCGTCCAGCGGCTCGGCTCCCGCGCCGACGAGGTGCTCGACACCGACGAGCCGAACCCCGTCGTCTGCCAGTGCGAGGCGGTCACGCGCGCGGAACTCCGGGACGCCATCGACGGCTCCGGCTCGGACCTGAACGCGGTCCGCCTGCGGACCCGCGCGTCGATGGGCAACTGTCAGGGCGGCTTCTGCGCCCACCGGATGGCGAACGAGCTCCACGACGCCGACGAGGCGTTCGACCGACCGACCGTCGACGCCGCCCTCGACGAACTGTGGCAGGAGCGCTGGAAGGGGCAGCGCCACGCGCTGTGGGGCGAACAGCTCTCGCAGGCGATGCTCAACCACCTGCTGCACGCGACGACGTTCAACCGCGACGGCGCCGCGCCCGAGGACTTCTCGGCATTCGACGCCGGCGCGGACGAATCGGCGGACGGGACGGGCGACTCCGGCGGCACTGACGACGCGAACGACGCCGGCGGTGCCGACGACGAACCCGGGCCGGCCGCCGCCGACGGCGGCGTGTCCACCCGCGACCGCGGAGGTGACGCGGGTGGCGATTGA
- a CDS encoding UPF0058 family protein: protein MHKDELLELHEQMVTIMEHFSEREEVDESLFEPYHELSVDPSHVHKSKSEHKHAVFVLGNALASAMSEDEFSNAGRVGKRMEELADDAESKL, encoded by the coding sequence ATGCACAAGGACGAACTCCTCGAACTCCACGAGCAGATGGTCACGATCATGGAGCACTTCTCCGAGCGTGAGGAGGTCGACGAGTCGCTGTTCGAGCCGTACCACGAGCTGAGCGTCGACCCCTCGCACGTCCACAAGTCCAAGAGCGAGCACAAACACGCCGTCTTCGTGCTCGGGAACGCGCTCGCGTCGGCGATGTCGGAGGACGAGTTCTCCAACGCCGGCCGCGTCGGCAAGCGCATGGAGGAGCTCGCCGACGACGCCGAGTCCAAGCTCTGA
- a CDS encoding DUF5798 family protein, with protein MGLGSTAKKLQKVADMAEKLYAKVNEIRQQVESVRGSVEETESRVGALEHELAEQRALVEALAEEQGVDVNAVLEEVETEAEGDDDSAEDGSEGTSGDSAGDGASADDGTDGDDGTDGDGTDDT; from the coding sequence ATGGGACTCGGAAGCACGGCCAAGAAGCTCCAGAAAGTCGCCGACATGGCCGAGAAGCTGTACGCGAAGGTGAACGAGATCCGCCAGCAGGTCGAGTCCGTGCGGGGCTCGGTCGAGGAGACGGAATCGCGGGTCGGCGCGCTCGAACACGAACTCGCCGAGCAGCGCGCGCTCGTCGAGGCGCTCGCCGAGGAGCAGGGCGTCGACGTGAACGCGGTGCTCGAGGAAGTCGAAACCGAGGCCGAGGGCGACGACGACTCGGCCGAGGACGGCAGCGAGGGCACCTCGGGCGACAGCGCCGGCGACGGAGCCTCCGCCGACGACGGGACCGACGGCGACGACGGGACCGACGGCGACGGAACCGACGATACCTGA
- a CDS encoding Cdc6/Cdc18 family protein, with protein MDIEDRIARRQRTGDRRRLVLDEQQLSPVWHPEEPIGRGQLIERLLDHFDPVFDGRAPPDGYLHGPGGAGKSAVATALADRLSASLSPPSDAVFTTTRGGSAPGVSFVYVDLRTADSAFEFSHAVLDALVAESVPRRGVGTDELHERLERRVRGAGPVVVVADHVGEPETVDVATVAERLDGVAGAFAWLAVGRADPDAVGVPDDAVVVDVEAYSRATLTDVLASRADDGLGQGALAHSAIRRLAEWAEGDAGVALSALLGAVEAASDDGDPVVDDADVEAGMAAVPWPCVPLGRVLTLPENRVRTLACLVDLPPEERAPVGECAARIADRIDLTAATVERFLYELAETGVVERVRVDDSGGPGRPPSRVDPRFPTLAFRRLARRWNEDSSA; from the coding sequence ATGGACATCGAGGATCGGATCGCACGGCGTCAACGCACCGGCGACCGCCGCCGGCTCGTGCTCGACGAGCAGCAACTGAGCCCGGTCTGGCATCCCGAGGAGCCGATCGGGCGGGGGCAGCTCATCGAGCGGTTGCTCGATCACTTCGACCCCGTCTTCGACGGACGGGCGCCGCCCGACGGGTACCTCCACGGGCCGGGCGGGGCCGGGAAATCAGCCGTGGCGACCGCGCTCGCCGACCGGCTGTCGGCGTCGCTGTCGCCGCCGAGCGACGCCGTCTTCACCACGACTCGCGGGGGGAGCGCGCCCGGCGTCTCGTTCGTCTACGTCGACCTGCGGACGGCCGACTCGGCGTTCGAGTTCTCCCACGCCGTGCTCGACGCGCTCGTCGCCGAGTCGGTCCCCCGCCGCGGCGTCGGCACCGACGAGCTCCACGAGCGACTGGAGCGTCGCGTCCGCGGCGCCGGCCCGGTGGTGGTCGTCGCCGACCACGTCGGCGAACCCGAGACGGTCGACGTGGCGACGGTCGCCGAGCGGCTCGACGGCGTCGCGGGCGCGTTCGCGTGGCTCGCCGTCGGCCGGGCCGACCCCGACGCGGTCGGCGTCCCCGACGACGCCGTCGTCGTCGACGTGGAGGCGTACTCCCGCGCGACGCTCACGGACGTGCTCGCGTCGCGGGCCGACGACGGGCTCGGGCAGGGCGCGCTCGCCCACTCGGCGATCCGGCGGCTCGCGGAGTGGGCCGAAGGCGACGCCGGCGTCGCGCTCTCGGCGCTGTTGGGCGCCGTCGAGGCCGCCTCCGACGACGGCGACCCCGTCGTCGACGACGCCGACGTGGAGGCCGGGATGGCGGCCGTGCCGTGGCCGTGCGTCCCGCTGGGACGGGTGCTCACGCTCCCGGAGAACCGCGTTCGGACGCTCGCGTGTCTCGTCGACCTCCCGCCGGAGGAACGCGCTCCCGTGGGCGAGTGCGCCGCGCGGATCGCCGACCGCATCGACCTGACGGCGGCCACCGTCGAGCGGTTCCTCTACGAGCTCGCCGAGACCGGCGTCGTCGAGCGCGTCAGGGTCGACGACTCCGGCGGCCCGGGGAGGCCCCCGAGCCGGGTCGACCCGCGGTTCCCGACGCTGGCGTTCCGGCGGCTCGCGCGTCGCTGGAACGAGGACTCGTCAGCCTGA
- a CDS encoding sulfite oxidase-like oxidoreductase, producing MSSEVTDHTDLYEEFSDERLPPGQRKTDRFPVLSKSGTPDWHRDDWRFEVWGAVDEDLTFTYDEFRDLPAETQRQDFHCVTGWSKFDCEFTGVTFPQLAELAGVRDDAEWVMFHALDGYTTDLPLAECDREEVLFVYDYDGERLPDDHGGPLRVVTPHKYAYKGAKWVTGVEFLAEPERGYWEKRGYSDTANPWEEERYS from the coding sequence ATGAGCAGCGAGGTCACCGACCACACGGACCTCTACGAGGAGTTCTCCGACGAGCGGCTCCCGCCCGGCCAGCGGAAGACCGACCGGTTCCCGGTTCTCTCGAAGTCCGGGACGCCCGATTGGCACCGCGACGACTGGCGCTTCGAGGTGTGGGGCGCCGTCGACGAGGACCTGACGTTCACGTACGACGAGTTCCGCGACCTCCCCGCGGAGACGCAGCGGCAGGACTTCCACTGCGTCACCGGCTGGTCGAAGTTCGACTGCGAGTTCACCGGCGTCACCTTCCCGCAGTTGGCCGAGCTCGCCGGCGTTCGCGACGACGCCGAGTGGGTGATGTTCCACGCCCTCGACGGGTACACGACGGACCTTCCCCTCGCGGAGTGCGACCGGGAGGAGGTACTGTTCGTCTACGACTACGACGGCGAGCGGCTGCCCGACGACCACGGCGGTCCGCTTCGGGTCGTCACGCCCCACAAGTACGCGTACAAGGGCGCCAAGTGGGTGACCGGCGTGGAGTTCCTCGCCGAGCCCGAGCGCGGGTACTGGGAGAAGCGGGGGTACTCCGATACCGCGAATCCGTGGGAGGAAGAGCGGTACAGCTAG
- a CDS encoding ribbon-helix-helix domain-containing protein: MPKVEITVPEHLEMQIAQMVEQGEFVNREEAIEELISTGMKAYKTSGPQDNETDPEFEDDGMMGHEDEYVF, from the coding sequence ATGCCGAAAGTCGAGATCACGGTCCCGGAGCACCTCGAGATGCAGATCGCCCAGATGGTCGAACAGGGTGAGTTCGTCAATCGGGAGGAGGCGATCGAGGAGCTGATCTCAACCGGGATGAAGGCGTACAAGACGAGCGGTCCGCAGGACAACGAGACGGATCCCGAGTTCGAGGACGACGGGATGATGGGACACGAAGACGAGTACGTCTTCTGA
- a CDS encoding PRC-barrel domain-containing protein has product MPSDTTPVTDLASKEVFTADGARVGRVIDVLVDLEADAPVALALSDVDEETVGGLPNGAAGVRVPFRLVRGVGDVIVLRSAAHEAALPLPGGRGGGSGISADDGDGSPDRDAPTDGGDASTGDDPIV; this is encoded by the coding sequence ATGCCATCCGACACCACGCCCGTGACCGACCTCGCGAGCAAGGAGGTGTTCACGGCGGACGGCGCGCGCGTCGGCCGGGTGATCGACGTGCTCGTCGACCTGGAGGCGGACGCCCCCGTCGCGCTCGCGCTGTCGGACGTCGACGAGGAGACCGTGGGCGGCCTGCCGAACGGCGCCGCGGGCGTGCGCGTCCCGTTCCGGCTCGTCCGGGGCGTCGGCGACGTGATCGTCCTCCGCAGCGCCGCCCACGAGGCGGCCCTCCCGCTGCCCGGCGGCCGCGGCGGCGGATCCGGGATCAGCGCCGACGACGGGGACGGATCGCCCGACCGGGACGCACCGACCGATGGCGGGGACGCGTCGACGGGCGACGACCCGATCGTCTGA
- the surE gene encoding 5'/3'-nucleotidase SurE — translation MSASDAPTFLLTNDDGIESPGFRALYDALSTVGEVVAVAPADDQSAVGRKLSRRVAVREHEMGYAIEGTPADCAVAGLESLCPDADMVVAGCNKGANIGAYVLGRSGTVSAAVEAAFFGVPAMAVSLYVPGGSGDEWRRKASDVEDYEEAAAVTRYLVEAAPDAGVFDEADYLNVNAPWTPEGRATGMEVTRPSTLYDMTAERDGDHVDLVDRTWDRMQSGDIPDPVGTDRRAVVEGRISVSPLTAPHTTRHHGALDGIADRYDPASVPRVTDN, via the coding sequence ATGAGCGCCAGCGACGCCCCGACGTTCCTCCTGACGAACGACGACGGCATCGAGAGCCCCGGGTTTCGCGCCCTGTACGACGCCCTCTCGACGGTCGGCGAGGTCGTCGCGGTCGCGCCCGCGGACGACCAGTCGGCCGTCGGCCGGAAGCTCTCCAGGCGCGTCGCGGTCCGCGAACACGAGATGGGCTACGCCATCGAGGGCACCCCGGCCGACTGCGCCGTCGCCGGACTGGAGTCGCTGTGTCCCGACGCCGACATGGTTGTCGCCGGCTGCAACAAGGGCGCCAACATCGGCGCGTACGTGCTCGGGCGCTCGGGTACCGTCTCGGCGGCCGTCGAGGCGGCGTTCTTCGGCGTGCCCGCGATGGCCGTCTCGCTGTACGTCCCCGGCGGCAGCGGCGACGAGTGGCGACGGAAGGCCTCCGACGTCGAGGACTACGAGGAGGCCGCGGCCGTCACGCGCTATCTCGTCGAGGCCGCCCCGGACGCCGGCGTCTTCGACGAGGCGGACTACCTGAACGTGAACGCGCCGTGGACCCCCGAGGGGCGCGCGACCGGGATGGAGGTCACGCGCCCGTCGACGCTATACGACATGACCGCCGAGCGCGACGGCGACCACGTCGACCTGGTCGACCGTACCTGGGACCGCATGCAGTCGGGCGACATCCCCGATCCCGTCGGCACCGACAGACGCGCGGTCGTCGAGGGCCGGATCTCCGTGTCGCCGCTGACGGCGCCGCACACGACCAGGCACCACGGGGCGCTCGACGGGATCGCCGACCGCTACGACCCCGCCTCAGTCCCGCGCGTGACCGACAACTGA
- a CDS encoding competence/damage-inducible protein A, giving the protein MKVALVTVGDELLAGDTVNTNASWLGERLTGRGVAVDRVTTVPDRVDDIAGVVREYRDAYDAVVVTGGVGPTHDDVTMDGVAAAVGVDLAPSDEALAYLTEHGGYAADDLTEGTTHLPAGARVIHNEKGVAPGCVIDSVYVLPGVPTEMKAMFASVAEEFAGDEPHTATVETPEPESRLLDRLSAVRERYDVAVGSYPGETVRVKFTGTDEAHVADAADWFRERVETAESPPAAED; this is encoded by the coding sequence ATGAAGGTCGCACTCGTCACCGTCGGCGACGAACTCCTCGCGGGCGACACGGTGAACACCAACGCCTCGTGGCTCGGCGAGCGGCTGACGGGCCGCGGCGTCGCCGTCGATCGCGTGACGACCGTCCCCGACCGCGTCGACGACATCGCGGGCGTTGTTCGCGAGTATCGCGACGCCTACGACGCGGTGGTGGTCACCGGCGGCGTCGGCCCCACCCACGACGACGTGACGATGGACGGCGTCGCCGCCGCCGTCGGCGTCGACCTCGCCCCCAGCGACGAGGCGCTCGCGTACCTCACCGAGCACGGCGGCTACGCGGCCGACGACCTCACCGAGGGGACCACCCACCTCCCGGCGGGCGCGCGCGTCATCCACAACGAGAAGGGCGTCGCGCCGGGGTGTGTGATCGACTCGGTCTACGTGCTCCCGGGCGTCCCCACGGAGATGAAGGCGATGTTCGCGTCGGTGGCCGAGGAGTTCGCCGGCGACGAGCCACACACCGCGACCGTCGAGACGCCCGAGCCCGAGTCGCGCCTGCTCGACCGGCTCTCGGCGGTCCGCGAGCGATACGACGTGGCGGTCGGCTCCTACCCCGGCGAGACGGTGCGCGTGAAGTTCACGGGCACCGACGAGGCGCACGTCGCCGACGCCGCCGACTGGTTCCGCGAGCGCGTCGAGACCGCGGAGTCGCCGCCGGCGGCCGAGGACTGA
- the glpK gene encoding glycerol kinase GlpK — MPDTYVGAIDQGTTGTRFMVFDHAGQVVANAYEKHEQIYPEPGWVEHDPTEIWENTTTVVTRGLADAGLEASQLEAIGITNQRETTVVWDADTGRPVHNALVWQDRRTTDRVEELQAADKVEWIRGKTGLEADAYFSATKTEWILDNAEPLKLQSSRGGGLRERAEAGELLMGTIDSWLIYNLTGNHITDVTNASRTMLYDIRELEWDDELLAEFDVPESMVPEVRPSSDEEYYGYTDPDGFLGAEVPVAGALGDQQAAMFGQTCFDEGDAKNTYGTGSFYLMNTGTEAVESDHGLLTTIGFQLSDEPVRYALEGSIFVTGAAIEWLEDVDLINNAAQTAELARSVDSTDGVYMVPAFTGLGAPHWDGRARGTIVGMTRGTRKEHIVRATLEAIAYQTRDVAEAMEADSGVETTSLRVDGGAVKNDFLCQLQSDIIQTEIARPEVDETTALGSAYAAGLAVGYWDSVDDLRQNWQVDREFTPEMDAADADAMYDRWGDAVERSRNWATED; from the coding sequence ATGCCAGACACGTACGTCGGCGCGATCGATCAGGGAACGACAGGGACGCGATTCATGGTGTTCGACCACGCCGGGCAGGTGGTCGCCAACGCGTACGAGAAACACGAGCAGATCTATCCGGAGCCGGGGTGGGTCGAACACGACCCGACGGAGATCTGGGAGAACACGACGACGGTCGTCACGAGGGGCCTCGCCGACGCGGGGCTGGAGGCGAGCCAGCTGGAGGCGATCGGCATCACGAACCAGCGCGAGACGACCGTCGTGTGGGACGCGGACACCGGCCGCCCCGTCCACAACGCGCTCGTGTGGCAGGACCGCCGCACCACCGACCGCGTCGAGGAGTTACAGGCGGCGGACAAGGTCGAGTGGATCCGCGGCAAGACCGGCCTCGAGGCCGACGCGTACTTCTCGGCGACGAAGACCGAGTGGATCCTCGACAACGCCGAGCCGCTGAAGCTGCAGTCCTCGCGCGGCGGCGGGCTCCGCGAGCGCGCCGAGGCGGGAGAGCTGCTGATGGGAACGATCGACAGCTGGCTCATCTACAACCTGACGGGCAACCACATCACCGACGTGACGAACGCCTCGCGGACGATGCTGTACGACATCCGCGAGCTGGAGTGGGACGACGAGCTGCTCGCGGAGTTCGACGTTCCCGAGTCGATGGTGCCTGAGGTTCGTCCGTCCTCCGACGAGGAGTACTACGGGTACACCGACCCCGACGGCTTCCTCGGCGCCGAGGTCCCCGTGGCGGGCGCGCTCGGCGACCAGCAGGCCGCGATGTTCGGCCAGACGTGCTTCGACGAGGGCGACGCGAAGAACACCTACGGCACCGGGTCGTTCTACCTGATGAACACCGGCACCGAGGCCGTCGAGTCCGACCACGGCCTGCTCACGACGATCGGCTTCCAGCTGTCGGACGAGCCCGTCCGGTACGCGCTGGAGGGGTCGATCTTCGTCACCGGCGCCGCCATCGAGTGGCTGGAGGACGTGGACCTCATCAACAACGCCGCACAGACGGCGGAGCTCGCGCGGTCGGTCGACTCCACCGACGGCGTCTACATGGTCCCCGCGTTCACGGGACTCGGCGCCCCCCACTGGGACGGTCGCGCCCGCGGCACCATCGTCGGGATGACTCGCGGGACGCGAAAGGAGCACATCGTCCGGGCGACCCTGGAGGCGATCGCCTACCAGACGCGCGACGTGGCCGAGGCGATGGAGGCCGACTCCGGCGTCGAGACCACCTCGCTTCGCGTCGACGGCGGCGCCGTCAAGAACGACTTCCTGTGTCAGCTCCAGTCGGACATCATCCAGACGGAGATCGCGCGACCCGAGGTCGACGAGACCACCGCGCTGGGGTCGGCGTACGCCGCCGGCCTCGCTGTCGGCTACTGGGACTCCGTCGACGACCTCCGGCAGAACTGGCAGGTCGACCGGGAGTTCACCCCCGAGATGGACGCCGCCGACGCCGACGCGATGTACGACCGGTGGGGGGACGCCGTCGAACGCTCGCGGAACTGGGCTACGGAGGACTGA
- a CDS encoding PLP-dependent cysteine synthase family protein, with protein MTTHRDPLDSVLETVGETPLVRVHAAPEAVPVYAKLESFNPGASVKDRIGAYMLERMLEEGTISPGGTVIEPTAGNTGIGFAVAAGQLDVNAVFVVPERFSVEKQQLMRALGAEVVNTPSEDGMGRAIERAHELAEELDDAVVPQQFSNPLNAEAHYATTGPEVFDALDGEVGAIVAGMGTGGTLMGMADYARDRGSDARIVGVQPEGSTYGDLFGEDAEEGEYKTEGIGTHDVSTNELVDPEKLDDLKTIPDRAVHEEMARLAREEGQLVASSAAANSLAAIEVAEEIRDGDVDAPHDAVVTVFADSSERYLSKGVYRDFEEWTG; from the coding sequence ATGACCACCCATCGCGACCCCCTCGACTCCGTGTTGGAGACGGTCGGGGAGACGCCGCTCGTCCGGGTGCACGCCGCGCCCGAGGCGGTGCCGGTGTACGCGAAGCTGGAGTCGTTCAACCCCGGCGCGTCGGTGAAGGACCGCATCGGGGCGTACATGCTCGAACGGATGCTGGAGGAAGGAACGATCTCCCCGGGCGGGACCGTCATCGAGCCGACCGCGGGCAACACGGGGATCGGCTTCGCGGTCGCGGCCGGCCAACTCGACGTGAACGCGGTGTTCGTCGTGCCCGAGCGATTCAGCGTCGAGAAGCAGCAGCTCATGCGCGCGCTCGGCGCGGAGGTCGTCAACACGCCAAGCGAGGACGGTATGGGCCGCGCCATCGAGCGCGCCCACGAGCTCGCCGAGGAACTCGACGACGCGGTCGTCCCCCAGCAGTTCTCGAACCCGCTGAACGCCGAGGCCCACTACGCGACGACGGGGCCGGAGGTGTTCGACGCGCTCGACGGCGAGGTCGGCGCCATCGTCGCCGGCATGGGCACCGGCGGGACGCTGATGGGGATGGCCGACTACGCCCGCGATCGGGGCTCGGACGCGCGGATCGTCGGCGTCCAGCCCGAGGGGTCGACGTACGGGGACCTGTTCGGCGAGGACGCCGAGGAGGGCGAGTACAAGACCGAGGGGATCGGCACCCACGACGTGAGCACCAACGAGCTCGTCGACCCGGAGAAACTGGACGACCTGAAGACGATCCCCGACCGCGCGGTCCACGAAGAGATGGCCCGGCTGGCCCGCGAGGAGGGCCAGTTGGTCGCCTCCAGCGCGGCCGCGAACTCGCTGGCGGCGATCGAGGTCGCCGAGGAGATCCGCGACGGCGACGTGGACGCGCCCCACGACGCGGTCGTCACGGTGTTCGCGGACTCCAGCGAGCGATACCTCTCGAAGGGCGTCTACCGCGACTTCGAGGAGTGGACCGGGTGA
- a CDS encoding DUF4112 domain-containing protein, with protein sequence MAPEAAGGDASAALADRPAESLAPSPADARRLRRARRVAHLLDDAIRLPVVRYRVGVDALAGVIPVVGDLLATLLALLVVWDAFRLGARKRLLVRMLLYVGIDLLVGSVPIVGDALDAVVKLNRRNVRLLERELVRRD encoded by the coding sequence ATGGCTCCCGAGGCAGCCGGCGGGGACGCGAGCGCCGCGCTCGCGGATCGCCCCGCGGAGTCGCTGGCGCCGTCCCCCGCCGACGCCCGCCGACTCCGGCGCGCCAGACGCGTGGCGCATCTCCTCGACGACGCGATCCGACTGCCCGTCGTCCGCTACCGCGTCGGCGTCGACGCGCTCGCGGGCGTGATCCCCGTCGTCGGCGACCTCCTGGCGACGCTACTCGCGCTGCTTGTCGTCTGGGACGCGTTCCGGCTCGGCGCCCGCAAGCGCCTTCTCGTGCGGATGCTGCTGTACGTCGGGATCGACCTCCTCGTCGGCTCCGTCCCGATCGTCGGCGACGCGCTCGATGCGGTCGTGAAGCTCAACCGCCGCAACGTCCGCCTGCTCGAACGGGAGCTGGTGCGGCGCGACTGA